The Burkholderia pyrrocinia genome has a segment encoding these proteins:
- a CDS encoding PLP-dependent aminotransferase family protein has translation MSTVPLAQIPAPHDTATLTLVDQLVQWARRRIDERVFRPGMRMPSIRKLALDKSVSRFTVVEAYERLVAQGYLDSRRGSGFYVRERTAGPQPVDNLARGSEAAPVHNTIDVVWLLRNMLHTVSPEKGPGLGYLPGRWLDGELITGALRALGRQSGAQMLGFGTAQGFLPLRQQLQTRLAEVEIGATPDQLVLVSGITQAIDLISRIYVRPGDAVIVGDPAWFQMFGRFASQGAQLVGMPYTPDGPDLDALETLVQMWRPKMLVINSVLQNPTGTSLSAAQAFRILKLAEAYDFLVVEDDVYGDLCPPSYPATRLASLDQLKRVIYLGSYSKTLAANLRVGYVACAPEIAKAVTDQKMLVGMTTPELNERVLYKILTEGHYRRHVERLRARLDGVRDKTARMLERTGLGLFAMPAAGMFLWADTGVDSDALAAVAHEAGFLLTPGSLFSPQQSPSTWMRFNVANCGDPALPGLLAGYIDSAVRRAS, from the coding sequence ATGTCCACCGTTCCACTCGCCCAGATTCCCGCGCCGCACGATACGGCCACGCTCACGCTCGTCGACCAGCTTGTCCAGTGGGCCCGGCGGCGCATCGACGAACGCGTGTTCCGTCCCGGCATGCGGATGCCGTCGATCCGCAAGCTCGCGCTCGACAAGAGCGTGTCGCGCTTTACCGTCGTCGAGGCGTACGAGCGCCTCGTCGCGCAGGGTTACCTCGACTCGCGGCGCGGCTCCGGCTTCTACGTGCGCGAGCGCACGGCCGGCCCGCAGCCGGTCGACAACCTGGCGCGCGGGTCCGAAGCCGCGCCCGTGCACAACACGATCGACGTCGTCTGGCTGCTGCGCAACATGCTGCACACCGTCAGCCCGGAAAAGGGGCCCGGTCTCGGCTACCTGCCGGGCCGCTGGCTCGACGGCGAGCTGATCACCGGCGCGCTGCGCGCGCTCGGGCGCCAGTCGGGCGCGCAGATGCTCGGCTTCGGCACCGCGCAGGGTTTCCTGCCGCTGCGCCAGCAACTGCAGACGCGCCTCGCCGAAGTCGAGATCGGCGCGACGCCCGACCAGCTCGTGCTCGTATCGGGGATCACGCAGGCGATCGACCTGATTTCGCGGATCTACGTGCGGCCCGGCGACGCGGTGATCGTCGGCGATCCCGCGTGGTTCCAGATGTTCGGCCGCTTCGCGTCGCAGGGCGCGCAGCTCGTCGGGATGCCGTACACGCCGGACGGCCCCGATCTCGACGCGCTCGAGACGCTCGTGCAGATGTGGCGGCCGAAGATGCTCGTGATCAATTCGGTGCTGCAGAACCCGACCGGCACGTCGCTGTCGGCCGCGCAGGCGTTCCGGATCCTGAAGCTCGCGGAGGCGTACGACTTCCTCGTCGTCGAGGACGACGTGTACGGCGACCTGTGCCCGCCGAGCTATCCGGCCACGCGCCTCGCGAGCCTCGACCAGTTGAAGCGCGTGATCTACCTCGGCAGCTATTCGAAGACGCTCGCGGCGAACCTGCGGGTCGGCTACGTCGCGTGCGCGCCGGAGATCGCGAAGGCGGTCACCGACCAGAAGATGCTGGTCGGGATGACGACACCCGAGCTCAACGAGCGCGTGCTTTACAAGATCCTGACCGAGGGGCATTACCGGCGCCATGTCGAGCGGCTGCGCGCGCGGCTCGACGGCGTGCGCGACAAGACCGCGCGGATGCTCGAGCGCACGGGGCTCGGGCTCTTCGCGATGCCGGCGGCCGGGATGTTCCTGTGGGCCGACACGGGCGTCGATTCGGACGCGCTCGCGGCGGTCGCGCACGAGGCCGGCTTTCTGCTGACGCCGGGCAGCCTGTTCTCGCCGCAGCAATCGCCGTCGACATGGATGCGCTTCAACGTCGCGAA
- a CDS encoding VOC family protein produces the protein MPARSLTLDHLVIAARTLDDGVRHVADALGIEPAGGGRHPLMRTHNALFGAWGGLYLEVIAIDPDAPAPDDGAAPPRARLFALDDPAMQARLAQGPFLAHWVARVDRPRLLALWQSQYPARIPPVVAMRRGDLSWGLTVPDDGAFPAWQGSGDGLVPSLIQWDSPHHPAESLPPDGVALKALKGTHPRADAIREQLDWLGAAHLLDLETGDGPPALVAEFDTPQGARTLR, from the coding sequence ATGCCAGCCCGCTCCCTGACACTCGACCACCTCGTGATCGCCGCACGCACACTCGACGACGGCGTGCGCCATGTCGCCGACGCGCTCGGCATCGAACCGGCCGGCGGCGGCCGCCACCCGCTGATGCGGACCCACAATGCGCTGTTCGGCGCATGGGGCGGGCTCTACCTCGAAGTGATCGCGATCGACCCCGACGCCCCCGCCCCGGACGACGGCGCAGCGCCGCCGCGCGCGCGGCTGTTCGCGCTCGACGATCCGGCGATGCAAGCCCGGCTCGCGCAGGGCCCGTTTCTCGCGCACTGGGTCGCCCGTGTCGACCGCCCGCGCCTGCTCGCGCTGTGGCAAAGCCAGTACCCGGCCCGCATCCCGCCCGTCGTCGCGATGCGGCGCGGCGACCTGAGCTGGGGCCTCACGGTGCCCGACGACGGCGCGTTCCCTGCCTGGCAGGGTTCGGGCGACGGCCTCGTGCCGTCGCTGATCCAGTGGGACAGCCCGCACCACCCGGCCGAATCGCTGCCGCCCGACGGCGTCGCGCTGAAGGCGCTCAAGGGCACCCACCCGCGTGCGGACGCGATCCGCGAGCAGCTCGACTGGCTCGGCGCCGCGCATCTGCTCGATCTCGAAACCGGCGACGGCCCGCCCGCGCTGGTCGCCGAATTCGACACGCCGCAAGGTGCGCGCACGCTGCGCTGA
- a CDS encoding DMT family transporter produces the protein MNSRETRGMLLGLIGVMIFSLTLPMTRIVVSELNPLLNGLGRALAAAVPAGLLLWWRREALPTRAQLKSLAITSAGVIIAYPVFSAWAMKSVPASHGAVVNGLQPLFVALYAAWLSHERPSKAFWASAVAGSALVIAFALRDGGGTVQAGDALMLVAVGIGALGYAEGARLARQIGGWQVICWALVVSAPFLVLPVGWLAWMQHAAHPSPLALRTWLAFGYVTLFSQFIGFFAWYAGLAMGGIARVGQVQLLQIFFTIAFSALLFGETVTPSTWLFAAAVIATVVLGRRSAIATTAQPARAG, from the coding sequence ATGAATTCGCGCGAAACCCGGGGCATGCTGCTCGGCCTGATCGGCGTGATGATCTTCAGCCTGACGCTGCCGATGACGCGTATCGTCGTGTCCGAACTCAATCCGCTGCTCAACGGGCTCGGCCGCGCGCTCGCCGCCGCGGTGCCGGCCGGCCTGCTGCTGTGGTGGCGCCGCGAGGCGCTGCCGACCCGCGCACAACTGAAAAGCCTCGCGATCACGTCGGCCGGCGTGATCATCGCGTACCCGGTGTTCTCCGCATGGGCGATGAAATCCGTGCCGGCGTCCCACGGCGCGGTCGTCAACGGGCTGCAGCCGCTGTTCGTCGCGCTGTACGCGGCCTGGCTGTCGCACGAGCGGCCGTCGAAGGCATTCTGGGCCAGCGCGGTGGCCGGCAGCGCGCTCGTGATCGCGTTCGCGCTGCGCGACGGCGGCGGCACCGTGCAGGCCGGCGACGCGCTGATGCTCGTCGCGGTCGGCATCGGCGCGCTCGGTTATGCGGAAGGCGCGCGCCTCGCGCGCCAGATCGGCGGCTGGCAGGTGATCTGCTGGGCGCTCGTGGTGTCCGCGCCGTTCCTCGTGCTGCCGGTCGGCTGGCTCGCGTGGATGCAGCATGCCGCGCATCCAAGCCCGCTCGCGCTGCGCACGTGGCTCGCGTTCGGCTACGTGACCCTTTTTTCGCAGTTCATCGGTTTTTTTGCATGGTATGCGGGGCTCGCGATGGGCGGCATCGCGCGCGTCGGCCAGGTGCAACTGCTGCAGATTTTCTTCACGATCGCATTTTCCGCCCTGCTGTTCGGCGAGACGGTCACGCCGTCGACGTGGCTGTTCGCCGCCGCCGTGATCGCCACCGTGGTGCTCGGGCGCCGCTCGGCGATCGCCACCACCGCGCAACCGGCTCGCGCCGGCTGA
- a CDS encoding PLP-dependent aminotransferase family protein codes for MNPSDLHPPHWQLSERARKLTSSAIREILKVTERPEVISFAGGLPAPATFPAERMRAAADRVLRDAPAAALQYSATEGYLPLREWIAERYSVRVSQVLITTGSQQALDLLGKALIDPGSPILVETPTYLGALQSFSLYEPRYVQVPTDEQGLLPEGLTPELTQGARLLYAQPNFQNPTGRRLPVERRRALAAFAQSSPFPVLEDDPYGALNYRGEPLPTMLSMAPDHVVHLGTFSKVLAPGLRIGYIIAPEELHFKLVQAKQATDLHTPTLTQRIAHEVIKDGFLDEHIPTIRELYSAQCDAMLGALERHMPEGVTWNRPEGGMFIWVNLPAQIDSMKLLAAAVDNHVAFVPGAPFFADDAQQNTLRLSFVTVPPEKIEEGVARLGKLLRERL; via the coding sequence ATGAATCCGAGCGACCTGCATCCGCCGCACTGGCAGCTTTCCGAACGCGCCCGCAAGCTGACGAGCTCTGCGATCCGCGAGATCCTGAAGGTCACGGAACGCCCCGAGGTCATCTCGTTCGCCGGCGGCCTGCCCGCCCCCGCGACGTTCCCGGCCGAGCGCATGCGCGCCGCCGCCGACCGCGTGCTGCGCGACGCGCCGGCCGCCGCGCTCCAGTACAGCGCGACCGAAGGCTACCTGCCGCTGCGCGAGTGGATCGCCGAGCGCTACAGCGTGCGCGTGTCGCAGGTGCTGATCACGACCGGCTCGCAGCAGGCGCTCGACCTGCTCGGCAAGGCGCTCATCGATCCGGGCAGCCCGATCCTCGTCGAAACGCCGACCTACCTCGGCGCGCTGCAGTCGTTCTCGCTGTACGAGCCGCGCTACGTGCAGGTGCCGACCGACGAACAGGGCCTGCTGCCGGAAGGCCTCACGCCCGAACTCACGCAAGGCGCGCGCCTCCTGTACGCGCAGCCGAACTTCCAGAACCCGACCGGCCGCCGCCTGCCCGTCGAGCGCCGCCGCGCGCTCGCCGCGTTCGCGCAGTCGAGCCCGTTCCCGGTGCTGGAAGACGATCCGTACGGCGCGCTGAACTACCGCGGCGAGCCGCTGCCGACGATGCTGTCGATGGCGCCCGACCACGTCGTGCACCTCGGCACGTTCTCGAAGGTGCTCGCCCCGGGCCTGCGGATCGGCTACATCATTGCCCCCGAGGAACTCCACTTCAAGCTCGTGCAGGCCAAGCAGGCCACCGACCTGCACACGCCGACGCTCACGCAGCGCATCGCGCACGAAGTGATCAAGGACGGCTTCCTCGACGAGCACATCCCGACGATCCGCGAGCTGTACAGCGCGCAGTGCGACGCGATGCTCGGCGCGCTCGAACGCCACATGCCGGAAGGTGTCACGTGGAACCGCCCGGAAGGCGGGATGTTCATCTGGGTGAACCTGCCCGCGCAGATCGACAGCATGAAGCTGCTTGCCGCGGCCGTCGACAACCACGTCGCCTTCGTGCCGGGCGCGCCGTTCTTCGCGGACGACGCGCAGCAGAACACGCTGCGCCTGTCGTTCGTGACGGTGCCGCCCGAGAAGATCGAGGAAGGCGTGGCTCGCCTCGGCAAGCTGCTGCGCGAGCGCCTCTGA
- a CDS encoding RidA family protein, producing the protein MANVYDKLKSLGIELPTAGAPAAAYVMSAQSGNTVYLSGHIAKKDGKVWAGKLGADLQTEDGKAAARSIAIDLLATLHAHTGDLNKVTRIVKLMSLVNSTLDFTEQHVVTNGASELIAEVFGDAGKHARSAFGVAQIPLGACVEIELIAEVA; encoded by the coding sequence ATGGCTAACGTCTACGACAAACTGAAGTCGCTCGGCATCGAGCTCCCGACCGCCGGCGCACCGGCCGCCGCCTACGTGATGAGCGCGCAAAGCGGCAACACGGTCTACCTGTCGGGCCACATCGCGAAGAAGGACGGCAAGGTCTGGGCCGGCAAGCTCGGCGCGGATCTTCAGACGGAAGACGGCAAGGCGGCCGCACGCTCGATCGCGATCGACCTGCTCGCAACGCTGCACGCGCACACCGGCGACCTGAACAAGGTCACGCGCATCGTCAAGCTGATGAGCCTCGTCAACTCGACGCTCGACTTCACCGAACAGCACGTCGTGACGAACGGCGCGTCGGAGCTGATCGCCGAAGTGTTCGGCGATGCGGGGAAGCACGCGCGCTCGGCCTTCGGCGTCGCGCAGATCCCGCTCGGCGCGTGCGTCGAGATCGAGCTGATCGCCGAAGTTGCGTAA
- a CDS encoding PhzF family phenazine biosynthesis protein, whose amino-acid sequence MPDRLVRFKQVDVFTSVPFKGNPLAVIFDADSLGDDDMLAIARWTNLSETTFVCTPTDPEADYRVRIFTPGGELPFAGHPTLGTAHAFLESGAQPRTPGRLIQQCGVGRVALREQADGWAFAAPPARVTPLDRSDYAALAAALRSDAIDLDAEPCAVDNGAPWLVVRLTSADACIGLSPDPAALEALTHRYGADGLAVYAPHAEGGPATFEIRCLMTGGNFGVGEDPVTGSANAALAGLLTRQERRPGTSYTARQGTAIGRDGRIFVRYDDDGTTWIGGHAVTVVDGTFRSLV is encoded by the coding sequence ATGCCCGATCGTCTCGTCCGCTTCAAGCAGGTCGACGTGTTCACGTCGGTGCCGTTCAAGGGCAACCCGCTCGCCGTGATCTTCGACGCCGATTCGCTCGGCGACGATGACATGCTCGCGATCGCCCGCTGGACGAACCTGTCGGAAACGACGTTCGTCTGCACGCCGACCGACCCGGAAGCCGACTACCGCGTGCGGATCTTCACACCGGGCGGCGAACTGCCGTTCGCCGGCCACCCGACGCTCGGCACCGCGCATGCGTTCCTGGAAAGCGGCGCGCAGCCGCGCACGCCGGGCCGGCTGATCCAGCAGTGCGGGGTCGGCCGGGTCGCGCTGCGCGAGCAAGCCGACGGCTGGGCGTTCGCCGCGCCGCCGGCGCGCGTCACGCCGCTCGACCGTTCGGACTACGCGGCGCTGGCTGCCGCGTTGCGCAGCGACGCGATCGACCTGGATGCCGAGCCGTGCGCGGTCGACAACGGCGCGCCGTGGCTGGTCGTGCGGCTGACGTCGGCCGACGCGTGCATCGGCCTGTCGCCCGATCCGGCCGCGCTGGAAGCGCTCACGCACCGCTACGGCGCGGACGGCCTCGCGGTCTACGCGCCGCACGCCGAAGGCGGCCCCGCGACGTTCGAAATCCGCTGCCTGATGACGGGCGGCAACTTCGGCGTCGGCGAAGATCCCGTCACGGGCAGCGCAAACGCCGCGCTGGCCGGTCTGCTGACGCGGCAGGAACGCCGTCCCGGCACGTCCTACACGGCCCGCCAGGGCACGGCGATCGGCCGCGACGGCCGCATCTTCGTCCGCTACGACGACGACGGCACGACGTGGATCGGCGGCCACGCCGTCACGGTTGTCGACGGCACGTTCCGGTCCCTTGTCTGA
- a CDS encoding EAL domain-containing protein → MSSARSNPTPPTRPLRAPRKSRRRALFAIPLLGMLALALLWAVIIARLSVEKDSAYKEAAASAAILSSALEQHTVKAIHQVDQITRFVKFEFEKSPAHFNLASAVEKGVVPSDTLIQVSLVNAKGILFANTAEIHPQPINLADREHFKVHLSHNDDRLYISKPVLGRVSSHWTLQMTRRLNNPDGSFAGIVVVSEDPSYFTNDFYNNAAIGKEGVIAVVSDTGAVLARRTGSLSNAPGAFSASGVYPIAERVTGTIIDPLDGVTRIVSYRHLDGYPLAVMVGLSQTEEFADYYHTRNVYLLMTSFITLAMLAFFGVATGLIGKLLGREREMTQLAEFDLLTGLANRYATLRGLRNDVAMPTSLSRLGLLFIDLDNFKTVNDTLGHNAGDIVLQMTASRLSDAVGDEGSLARIGGDEFVVVMKGDDVERRAVRLAEAIIRMFGEPFDVRGSSFVLHASIGIALHTVANESEIDLLKKADLAMYSAKDAGKNCYQFYAPHLSHRADHLMRWEQQLRVALAEGQLFLAYQPKIDLTHRTITGFEALARWDHPEHGIISANEFISIAESTGLIVPIGDFVIRTACEQIARWRDEGHDTLTLAVNISPVQFWRGDLIETISHTLQETGIDANRLEIEITETAMMEYPELVSEKIVALKKLGIRIALDDFGTGYSSLSYLHRFSVDTLKVDRSFVQAIPNDRSVCVMVSSIVHLARSLGLTVVVEGTETEEQITWLSALGEIEAQGFLFSRPVPADAIPALIARFGVRGDHPNVIAHRATGSTGA, encoded by the coding sequence ATGAGCTCCGCCCGGTCCAACCCTACGCCGCCGACCCGGCCGCTACGCGCGCCGCGCAAATCGCGCCGGCGTGCGCTGTTCGCGATCCCGCTGCTCGGGATGCTGGCGCTTGCGCTGCTGTGGGCTGTGATCATCGCGCGGCTGTCGGTCGAGAAGGACAGTGCGTACAAGGAAGCGGCGGCGTCCGCCGCGATCCTGTCCTCCGCGCTCGAGCAGCATACGGTCAAGGCGATCCACCAGGTCGACCAGATCACCCGCTTCGTCAAGTTCGAGTTCGAGAAGTCGCCTGCGCACTTCAATCTTGCGAGCGCCGTCGAGAAAGGCGTCGTGCCGAGCGATACGCTGATCCAGGTATCGCTCGTCAACGCGAAGGGCATCCTGTTCGCGAACACGGCCGAGATCCATCCGCAGCCGATCAACCTGGCCGATCGCGAGCACTTCAAGGTCCACCTGTCGCACAACGACGACCGCCTCTATATCAGCAAGCCCGTGCTCGGCCGCGTGTCGAGCCACTGGACGCTGCAGATGACGCGGCGCCTGAACAACCCGGACGGCAGCTTCGCGGGCATCGTCGTCGTGTCGGAAGACCCGAGTTACTTCACGAACGACTTCTACAACAACGCGGCGATCGGCAAGGAAGGCGTGATCGCGGTCGTGTCCGACACGGGCGCGGTGCTCGCGCGACGCACGGGCTCGCTCAGCAACGCACCGGGCGCGTTTTCGGCATCGGGTGTGTATCCGATCGCCGAGCGCGTGACCGGCACGATCATCGACCCGCTCGACGGCGTGACGCGCATCGTGTCGTACCGCCACCTCGACGGCTATCCGCTCGCGGTGATGGTCGGCCTGTCGCAAACCGAGGAATTCGCGGACTACTACCACACGCGCAACGTCTACCTGCTGATGACGAGCTTCATCACGCTCGCGATGCTCGCGTTCTTCGGCGTCGCGACGGGCCTGATCGGCAAGCTGCTCGGCCGCGAGCGCGAGATGACGCAACTCGCGGAATTCGACCTGCTCACCGGCCTCGCGAACCGCTATGCGACGCTGCGCGGGCTGCGCAACGACGTGGCGATGCCGACGAGCCTGTCGCGGCTCGGCCTGCTGTTCATCGATCTCGACAACTTCAAGACCGTCAACGACACGCTCGGCCACAACGCCGGCGACATCGTGCTGCAGATGACCGCGTCGCGCCTGTCCGATGCGGTCGGCGACGAAGGCTCGCTCGCGCGCATCGGCGGCGACGAGTTCGTCGTCGTGATGAAGGGCGACGACGTCGAGCGGCGCGCGGTGCGGCTCGCGGAAGCGATCATCCGGATGTTCGGCGAACCGTTCGACGTACGCGGCAGTTCGTTCGTGCTGCATGCGAGCATCGGCATCGCGCTGCACACCGTCGCGAACGAAAGCGAGATCGACCTGCTGAAGAAGGCCGACCTCGCCATGTACAGCGCGAAGGACGCCGGCAAGAACTGCTACCAGTTCTATGCGCCGCACCTGTCGCACCGCGCCGACCACCTGATGCGCTGGGAACAGCAATTGCGCGTCGCGCTCGCCGAGGGGCAACTGTTCCTCGCGTACCAGCCGAAGATCGACCTCACGCACCGCACCATCACCGGCTTCGAGGCGCTCGCGCGCTGGGATCACCCCGAGCACGGGATCATCTCCGCGAACGAATTCATTTCGATCGCCGAATCGACGGGACTGATCGTGCCGATCGGCGACTTCGTGATCCGCACCGCGTGCGAGCAGATCGCACGCTGGCGCGACGAGGGTCACGACACGCTGACGCTCGCGGTCAACATCTCGCCCGTGCAGTTCTGGCGTGGCGACCTGATCGAAACGATCTCGCACACGCTGCAGGAAACCGGCATCGACGCGAACCGGCTCGAGATCGAGATCACCGAAACCGCGATGATGGAGTATCCGGAACTCGTGTCCGAGAAGATCGTCGCGCTGAAGAAGCTCGGCATCCGGATCGCACTCGACGATTTCGGCACCGGCTATTCGTCGCTGTCGTACCTGCACCGCTTCTCCGTCGACACGCTGAAGGTCGACCGTTCGTTCGTGCAGGCGATCCCGAACGATCGCAGCGTATGCGTGATGGTGTCGTCGATCGTGCATCTCGCGCGCTCGCTCGGCCTGACCGTCGTCGTCGAAGGCACGGAAACCGAGGAGCAGATCACGTGGCTGTCCGCGCTCGGCGAGATCGAGGCACAGGGCTTCCTGTTCTCGCGCCCGGTGCCGGCCGACGCAATTCCCGCGCTGATCGCGCGCTTCGGCGTGCGCGGCGACCATCCGAACGTCATCGCGCACCGCGCGACGGGCAGCACCGGCGCCTGA
- a CDS encoding chromate transporter, with amino-acid sequence MTTVEVEASARVEEAQASLWTLFKVVAGISAISWGGLSMMAQLERHYVERLQRIEPHIFGDLVALAWLVPGPVGCNVAVQVGQTLHGRAGAWVAGIASVLPFSILMTLFAIFYRTPLVRSLASPMLINHFGMVLAALIGVTWVKQVRMLARTRLEQVIAALSTILLAFAHSPAAFVGILFAAFAAGWLTGPPQRDAVDFTLSRRDRNLLVLLGVLVVLFAVPLPGDYQEQLLWPRLAGAGMTLFGGGFSALPVLKTLFVSPATGISDHDFTLAFALSPVAPGPLLNVVPFLGYLTDGWVGALLATAALFIPSGCLVVFAQNHLARLKRHSRFEHGMRLLRAATTGFLVVAVVKILHREPADPIYWLTGAFATLCFTRLRVPVYAVYGAVAIACGVWLWAAAR; translated from the coding sequence ATGACAACCGTCGAAGTCGAAGCAAGCGCTCGTGTCGAAGAGGCACAGGCATCCCTGTGGACCTTGTTCAAGGTCGTCGCCGGCATTTCGGCGATCTCGTGGGGCGGGCTTTCGATGATGGCGCAACTCGAACGCCACTACGTAGAACGGCTGCAACGCATCGAACCGCACATATTCGGCGATCTCGTCGCACTCGCGTGGCTCGTGCCGGGCCCCGTCGGCTGCAACGTTGCGGTGCAGGTCGGCCAGACGCTGCACGGCCGCGCCGGCGCATGGGTCGCCGGCATCGCGAGCGTGCTGCCGTTCTCCATCCTGATGACGCTGTTCGCGATCTTCTATCGCACACCGCTCGTGCGCTCGCTTGCGTCGCCGATGCTGATCAATCACTTCGGGATGGTGCTCGCCGCGCTGATCGGCGTCACGTGGGTCAAGCAGGTGCGCATGCTCGCGCGCACGCGGCTCGAACAGGTGATCGCCGCGCTGTCGACGATTCTGCTCGCTTTCGCGCATAGTCCGGCCGCTTTCGTCGGAATTCTTTTCGCTGCGTTTGCAGCGGGCTGGCTGACCGGGCCGCCGCAACGCGACGCGGTCGATTTCACGCTGTCGAGACGCGACCGCAACCTGCTCGTGCTGCTTGGCGTGCTCGTCGTGTTGTTCGCGGTGCCGCTGCCCGGCGATTACCAGGAGCAACTGCTGTGGCCGCGCCTCGCAGGCGCCGGCATGACATTGTTCGGCGGCGGCTTTTCCGCGCTGCCGGTGCTCAAGACGCTGTTCGTCTCGCCGGCAACGGGCATCTCCGATCACGACTTCACGCTGGCGTTCGCGCTGTCGCCCGTGGCGCCGGGGCCGCTGCTGAACGTCGTGCCGTTTCTCGGCTACCTGACCGACGGCTGGGTCGGCGCGCTGCTCGCAACGGCCGCGCTGTTCATTCCGTCGGGTTGTCTCGTCGTGTTTGCGCAGAACCACCTGGCCCGGCTCAAGCGCCATTCGCGCTTCGAGCACGGGATGCGCCTGCTGCGCGCGGCGACGACGGGATTTCTCGTCGTCGCCGTCGTGAAGATCCTGCATCGCGAGCCGGCCGACCCGATTTACTGGCTGACGGGCGCGTTCGCGACGCTGTGCTTCACGCGCCTCAGGGTGCCCGTCTATGCCGTCTACGGCGCGGTCGCGATTGCATGCGGCGTGTGGCTGTGGGCCGCCGCGCGCTGA
- a CDS encoding multidrug/biocide efflux PACE transporter — MKQMNKTVTERLLHALTFELVAIALCAPIGAWLLDMPVSHVGVLTVMVSLIAMAWNMTFNTLFDRFERRAGLTRTLGMRIAHAVIFELGLVAMVVPVAAWWLNVSLVEALLLDLGIVLFFLPYTFCFNLAYDALRARWMARRVAVQAG, encoded by the coding sequence ATGAAACAGATGAACAAAACGGTAACGGAACGGCTGCTGCACGCGCTGACGTTCGAGCTGGTCGCGATCGCGCTGTGCGCGCCGATCGGCGCGTGGCTGCTCGACATGCCGGTATCGCACGTCGGCGTGCTGACGGTGATGGTGTCGCTGATCGCGATGGCGTGGAACATGACCTTCAACACGCTGTTCGACCGCTTCGAACGGCGCGCGGGGCTGACGCGCACGCTCGGCATGCGGATCGCGCACGCGGTCATCTTCGAACTCGGCCTCGTCGCGATGGTGGTGCCGGTTGCTGCGTGGTGGCTGAACGTGAGCCTCGTCGAGGCGCTACTGCTCGACCTCGGCATCGTGCTGTTCTTCCTGCCGTACACGTTCTGCTTCAACCTCGCGTACGACGCGCTGCGCGCTCGCTGGATGGCACGCCGGGTCGCGGTGCAGGCGGGTTGA
- a CDS encoding LysR family transcriptional regulator — MRHAPEALLAFAEAALLGSFTAAARKLGKRQSTVSEAIANLEIDLGVQLFDRSTRAPTLTDAGRALLPQVQRALEAGAAIDRTAARLAQGEEARLTLVVSDTYQSKRYEETLMALERRFPALELECQIAEHEDVLDLIQQGRAQLGLMAARATYPADIGAATVAEESEIGLFVGRTHALAEYGDAEVPHAALRDVRELRLNTYVKTEGRSAGDRIVVGTQHWLAPSYLMLLEMAVLGFGWAELPRWMVDHFARDRLCELHARGWPRRVRVDAVWSRTRPLGPAGSWLLDAMLAA, encoded by the coding sequence ATGCGCCACGCCCCCGAAGCCCTGCTCGCATTCGCCGAAGCCGCGCTGCTCGGCTCGTTCACGGCTGCCGCGCGCAAGCTCGGCAAGCGCCAGTCGACCGTGTCGGAGGCGATCGCGAACCTCGAGATCGATCTCGGCGTGCAGTTGTTCGACCGCTCGACGCGCGCACCGACGCTGACCGACGCCGGGCGCGCATTGCTGCCGCAGGTGCAGCGCGCGCTCGAGGCGGGCGCGGCGATCGATCGTACGGCCGCGCGGCTCGCGCAGGGCGAAGAAGCACGGCTGACGCTCGTCGTGTCCGATACGTACCAGTCGAAGCGCTACGAGGAAACGTTGATGGCGCTCGAACGGCGCTTTCCGGCGCTCGAGCTCGAATGCCAGATCGCCGAGCACGAGGACGTGCTGGACCTGATCCAGCAAGGCCGCGCGCAGCTCGGGCTGATGGCCGCGCGCGCGACCTACCCGGCCGATATCGGCGCGGCGACGGTGGCGGAGGAATCGGAGATCGGCCTGTTCGTCGGACGCACGCACGCGCTCGCCGAATACGGCGACGCGGAAGTGCCGCACGCGGCGCTGCGCGACGTGCGCGAACTGCGCCTCAATACCTACGTGAAAACGGAAGGCCGCAGCGCGGGCGACCGGATCGTCGTCGGCACGCAGCACTGGCTGGCGCCGAGCTACCTGATGCTGCTGGAGATGGCGGTGCTGGGGTTCGGCTGGGCCGAGCTGCCGCGCTGGATGGTCGACCACTTCGCGCGCGATCGCCTGTGCGAACTGCACGCACGCGGCTGGCCGCGCCGCGTGCGGGTGGATGCGGTATGGTCGCGCACCCGGCCGCTCGGCCCGGCCGGCTCGTGGCTGCTCGACGCGATGCTGGCCGCGTAG